The DNA region GGCATTACTCAATAAAACCCTGCCTCAATTTATAGGCGATATTGAACAACGCCCACCTGTTTTTTCTGCATTAAAAAAAGATGGAAAACGCCTTTATGAATACGCCAGGGAAGGGAAAGAAGTAGAAATAAAAACAAGAAGCGTCCATGTTTCTGCCTTCGAAATTACGGAAATGAACCTCCCGAATGTTAAATTTAAAATAGTTTGCAGCAAAGGCACTTATATTAGGTCTTTGGCACACGATTTGGGGCAAGCACTACAAAGTGGCGGGCATTTATCCGAACTCAGAAGAACCAAAATAGGGGAGTACAACGTAAATATAGCCATTGACCCTAATGAATTTGCAGAAAATCTACTCGGTAAAACGACAGAATCGTAAAAATATCAAGATAGTTTTTCCGTTCAACGAATAATTAAAATATATTTTAAAAATTGTGGTTATATCACCATGAGCTTGAACCGTAAACACTTAGCGTTCCTAATTACCTTTTTTTCGATGTCCATAATTGTGTTGGCACTCTACAACATACATTTAGGCCAAGATAAAGAGCAGGACGACTATGTGGTGGAAATGATGCTCGAAGAAGATATTGAAGAGCTTCTAGAAGAGAAGGAAGAACTACAAGAAGAAATTGAAAAAGCAGACCCTATTAAAAGCCATATGGCCTATAACGAAACTGCAAAGCCTAGCTACGGCAATCCAGAACCTCTAAAAACTCTAGAAGAGCTAATAAACGAGAAAATGGAAGCCGAAAGCAGTGACAGTCCAAGTGACGACATGCTTTCCGATTCTGAATATGCAGAGCGTGTAAAAGAACTGAAAAAGAAACGCCAAGAGGCCAAACAAATGCTAGGTGAAAAAGAGGCGCAAAAGAAAGAATTTACCAATAATCTTGCAAAACGCCGTACATCCGTTTCCTACTCCTTGGTAAACCGAAATAACTACAGGTTACCTCCCCCAATCTATACTTGTATAGAAGGAGGCAAAGTGGTTATAAATATTCAAGTAGATGCAATGGGCAACGTTGTAGATGCGGATTACAATGCAAAAAGCTCAGGTACTTCTAACGGCTGTTTAATAGACAATGCCATTGCTTACGCGCTTAAAGCTAAGTTTAGCTCTGGCGAAAAGTCGGTTCAAAAAGGAACCATTACCTATCTATTCCAAGGGAAGGCGCGTTAAAAGTTCCTTCAAGGTCGTTTGTCCTTTGTCCTTATTATACCATTGTTGAATTTCCTCTTTAATTTCAGGTAGTAACTGACCGTGTTTTTCCTTATGATCCGCCACTAGTTTTGCTGCAGGTTCAGGTCTCGGACCCCAATCTGCCAATACTTCTTGGTTTTCTTCATCCCAAAAAATTAATTTAGGAATAGACATTCC from Zobellia alginiliquefaciens includes:
- the truB gene encoding tRNA pseudouridine(55) synthase TruB, whose translation is MDSRTEEDFLDGQILLIDKPIGWTSFQAVNKLKWVIRSKFKLKKFKIGHAGTLDPLATGLLLICCGKFTKRIPELQGQIKEYTGTITLGATTPSYDLETEVNKTYPTEHITQALLNKTLPQFIGDIEQRPPVFSALKKDGKRLYEYAREGKEVEIKTRSVHVSAFEITEMNLPNVKFKIVCSKGTYIRSLAHDLGQALQSGGHLSELRRTKIGEYNVNIAIDPNEFAENLLGKTTES